One segment of Ziziphus jujuba cultivar Dongzao chromosome 12, ASM3175591v1 DNA contains the following:
- the LOC107428936 gene encoding vesicle transport v-SNARE 12 isoform X3 — protein sequence MSLKDTSGSTASSPLIFHENVILLRFLPTKIRKMDLEARSLQPSVKAVLLAKLREYKSDLNQLKKEFKRITSPTASQAAREELLESGVVDLHSVSADQRERMAMSVERLNESSERIMQSRRTIFETEELGVSILQDLHQQRETLLHSHNKLHGVDDAIDKSKKVLTAMSRRMTKHKWIIGSVIGALILAVILILYFKLFH from the exons ATGTCTTTGAAGGATACGAGCGGCAGTACTGCGAGCTCTCCGCTAATCTTTCACGAAAATGTAATTCTACTGCGCTTCTTACCGACCAAG ATTCGGAAAATGGACCTCGAAGCTAGAAGTTTGCAGCCAAGTGTGAAGGCTGTGCTTCTTGCTAAGTTACGGGAATATAAATCTGATCTAAATCAGTTGAAAAAGGAATTCAAAAGAATAACATCACCAACTGCTAGTCAGGCTGCTCGTGAAGAGTTGTTGGAGTCTGGAGTTGTAGATTTGCATTCG GTATCTGCCGATCAAAGAGAGAGAATGGCAATGTCAGTTGAGAGATTAAATGAGTCGAGTGAAAGAATTATGCAGAGTAGAAGAACCATTTTTGAAACTGAAGAACTTGGTGTCTCAATTCTCCAAGATCTGCATCAACAGCGTGAAACTCTTCTGCACTCGCATAATAAA CTTCATGGAGTAGACGATGCCATTGACAAGAGTAAAAAAGTTTTAACTGCTATGTCAAGGAGGATGACGAAACACAAATGGATCATTGGCTCGGTGATTGGGGCTCTCATTTTGGCAGTCATCTTGATTCTATATTTCAAGCTCTTTCATTGA
- the LOC107428936 gene encoding vesicle transport v-SNARE 12 isoform X2, with protein sequence MSDVFEGYERQYCELSANLSRKCNSTALLTDQEQKQQKLSEIKAGLDDADVLIRKMDLEARSLQPSVKAVLLAKLREYKSDLNQLKKEFKRITSPTASQAAREELLESGVVDLHSVSADQRERMAMSVERLNESSERIMQSRRTIFETEELGVSILQDLHQQRETLLHSHNKLHGVDDAIDKSKKVLTAMSRRMTKHKWIIGSVIGALILAVILILYFKLFH encoded by the exons ATGAGTGATGTCTTTGAAGGATACGAGCGGCAGTACTGCGAGCTCTCCGCTAATCTTTCACGAAAATGTAATTCTACTGCGCTTCTTACCGACCAAG AGCAGAAGCAGCAAAAGCTTTCTGAGATTAAGGCAGGATTGGACGATGCTGATGTTCTG ATTCGGAAAATGGACCTCGAAGCTAGAAGTTTGCAGCCAAGTGTGAAGGCTGTGCTTCTTGCTAAGTTACGGGAATATAAATCTGATCTAAATCAGTTGAAAAAGGAATTCAAAAGAATAACATCACCAACTGCTAGTCAGGCTGCTCGTGAAGAGTTGTTGGAGTCTGGAGTTGTAGATTTGCATTCG GTATCTGCCGATCAAAGAGAGAGAATGGCAATGTCAGTTGAGAGATTAAATGAGTCGAGTGAAAGAATTATGCAGAGTAGAAGAACCATTTTTGAAACTGAAGAACTTGGTGTCTCAATTCTCCAAGATCTGCATCAACAGCGTGAAACTCTTCTGCACTCGCATAATAAA CTTCATGGAGTAGACGATGCCATTGACAAGAGTAAAAAAGTTTTAACTGCTATGTCAAGGAGGATGACGAAACACAAATGGATCATTGGCTCGGTGATTGGGGCTCTCATTTTGGCAGTCATCTTGATTCTATATTTCAAGCTCTTTCATTGA
- the LOC107428936 gene encoding vesicle transport v-SNARE 12 isoform X1: protein MSDVFEGYERQYCELSANLSRKCNSTALLTDQAEQKQQKLSEIKAGLDDADVLIRKMDLEARSLQPSVKAVLLAKLREYKSDLNQLKKEFKRITSPTASQAAREELLESGVVDLHSVSADQRERMAMSVERLNESSERIMQSRRTIFETEELGVSILQDLHQQRETLLHSHNKLHGVDDAIDKSKKVLTAMSRRMTKHKWIIGSVIGALILAVILILYFKLFH, encoded by the exons ATGAGTGATGTCTTTGAAGGATACGAGCGGCAGTACTGCGAGCTCTCCGCTAATCTTTCACGAAAATGTAATTCTACTGCGCTTCTTACCGACCAAG CAGAGCAGAAGCAGCAAAAGCTTTCTGAGATTAAGGCAGGATTGGACGATGCTGATGTTCTG ATTCGGAAAATGGACCTCGAAGCTAGAAGTTTGCAGCCAAGTGTGAAGGCTGTGCTTCTTGCTAAGTTACGGGAATATAAATCTGATCTAAATCAGTTGAAAAAGGAATTCAAAAGAATAACATCACCAACTGCTAGTCAGGCTGCTCGTGAAGAGTTGTTGGAGTCTGGAGTTGTAGATTTGCATTCG GTATCTGCCGATCAAAGAGAGAGAATGGCAATGTCAGTTGAGAGATTAAATGAGTCGAGTGAAAGAATTATGCAGAGTAGAAGAACCATTTTTGAAACTGAAGAACTTGGTGTCTCAATTCTCCAAGATCTGCATCAACAGCGTGAAACTCTTCTGCACTCGCATAATAAA CTTCATGGAGTAGACGATGCCATTGACAAGAGTAAAAAAGTTTTAACTGCTATGTCAAGGAGGATGACGAAACACAAATGGATCATTGGCTCGGTGATTGGGGCTCTCATTTTGGCAGTCATCTTGATTCTATATTTCAAGCTCTTTCATTGA